A genomic region of Cotesia glomerata isolate CgM1 linkage group LG9, MPM_Cglom_v2.3, whole genome shotgun sequence contains the following coding sequences:
- the LOC123271913 gene encoding uncharacterized protein LOC123271913, which produces MNRILENKRKYKKKKISVSTPNAMKTTINTSNKFHSVSSEKKQNESNVKPHTITSQHNQDLSNAKPHTITYQDNQVELSTRNQSINLHNKNPQTLESPIASTTNFSWNQYEVPQISNQSAGDKNWANTPIQYASPISDGQSLPYYNKHYDYLSDTLNTMPIFPVDLSGGSIYDSNEYPHVNRV; this is translated from the exons atgaatagaaTTCTTGAGAATAAAaggaaatataaaaaaaaaaaaatatctgtaaGTACACCTAATGCCATGAAAACAACCATTAATACCAGCAACAAATTTCATTCGGTCTCATctgagaaaaaacaaaacgAATCAAACGTAAAACCCCATACGATAACATCACAACATAATCAGGATTTATCGAATGCTAAACCTCATACAATAACGTATCAGGACAATCAAG tgGAACTGTCAACAAGAAATCAATCCATTAATCTGCATAATAAAAATCCACAAACGCTTGAGTCACCAATCGCATCAACAACGAACTTCAGTTGGAATCAATATGAAGTCCCACAAATATCCAATCAATCGGCAGGTGATAAAAATTGGGCCAACACTCCGATTCAATACGCTTCACCGATAAGCGATGGGCAGTCCTTACCATACTACAATAAACATTACGATTATTTGTCAGACACTCTTAACACGATGCCGATATTTCCTGTGGATCTATCTGGAGGAAGTATCTATGATTCTAATGAATATCCGCATGTTAATCGTGTTTGA
- the LOC123271923 gene encoding general odorant-binding protein 56h-like isoform X1 yields the protein MRAATLVLFACALAVGVLGKMPSEPERAEMMKKCITESGLDESAKKDIFIMPEGEPSQKIKCFHACMSREMGVMVDGNINKDKAIEMIPADFLEREKNVEVLSKCSEKKGSDDCETAYLVFKCLRDNKMIPPPPPRPE from the exons ATGCGTGCTGCTACTTTAGTGCTTTTTGCTTGTGCTCTTGCTGTTGGG GTACTTGGCAAGATGCCATCAGAACCAGAACGTGCAGAAATGATGAAGAAATGTATCACAGAATCGGGACTCGATGAATCTGCCAAGAAAGATATCTTCATAATGCCCGAGGGAGAGCCtagtcaaaaaataaaatgtttccATGCTTGTATGAGCAGAGAAATGGGTGTC ATGGTTGATGGAAATATCAACAAAGATAAAGCCATCGAGATGATTCCGGCTGATTTTCTGGAGcgtgaaaaaaatgttgaagtTTTGTCGAAGTGCAGTGAAAAGA AAGGAAGCGATGACTGTGAAACAGCTTATCTCGTTTTCAAATGTCTGCGTGATAATAAG ATGATACCTCCTCCTCCGCCTCGGCCGGAATAA
- the LOC123271923 gene encoding uncharacterized protein LOC123271923 isoform X5, which translates to MRAATLVLFACALAVGVLGKMPSEPERAEMMKKCITESGLDESAKKDIFIMPEGEPSQKIKCFHACMSREMGVMVDGNINKDKAIEMIPADFLEREKNVEVLSKCSEKSFSKFLKFYRSESVQILRKSKFEGTL; encoded by the exons ATGCGTGCTGCTACTTTAGTGCTTTTTGCTTGTGCTCTTGCTGTTGGG GTACTTGGCAAGATGCCATCAGAACCAGAACGTGCAGAAATGATGAAGAAATGTATCACAGAATCGGGACTCGATGAATCTGCCAAGAAAGATATCTTCATAATGCCCGAGGGAGAGCCtagtcaaaaaataaaatgtttccATGCTTGTATGAGCAGAGAAATGGGTGTC ATGGTTGATGGAAATATCAACAAAGATAAAGCCATCGAGATGATTCCGGCTGATTTTCTGGAGcgtgaaaaaaatgttgaagtTTTGTCGAAGTGCAGTGAAAAGA gtttttcaaaatttctcaaattctatcggtccgaatcggttcaaattctcaggaaatctaagtttgagggaactctttag
- the LOC123271924 gene encoding uncharacterized protein LOC123271924: MHRFAVVLVFAAVIVTEAAVTPEDLVKFGRARRDCDRSTPVDSSIIDRVISGEMINDRQFFCHAACIVKELGLVNADGSLMIDKIVSKIPEGLPNRDAIVNAANECGTKMAADPCDRAQMIFNCFHEKNVPSLLMG; the protein is encoded by the exons aTGCATCGATTCGCGGTTGTTTTAGTTTTCGCAGCAGTTATTGTCACAGAAGCG GCAGTAACACCTGAAGATCTCGTTAAATTTGGAAGAGCTCGCAGGGATTGTGACCGGAGCACTCCTGTGGACAGTAGTATCATTGATCGCGTGATTAGTGGTGAAATGATTAACGACCGTCAATTCTTTTGTCACGCCGCCTGTATTGTCAAGGAACTTGGCCTG GTGAATGCAGATGGTTCCTTAATGATTGATAAGATCGTAAGTAAAATTCCTGAAGGCTTACCAAATCGTGATGCCATAGTCAATGCTGCAAATGAATGTGGAACTAAAA tggcTGCTGATCCATGTGATAGAGCCCAAatgatatttaattgtttccacgagaaaaat GTTCCAAGTCTCTTAATGGGATAA